One stretch of Chroococcidiopsis sp. CCMEE 29 DNA includes these proteins:
- a CDS encoding DUF1772 domain-containing protein — protein MFNVLQILTAILIAVAMAMALAHTLEFPGKMRLTKEVYFAMQPIYYPGFTIGGGIGEFGGLIATIILLFFTPFRSAEFWLTLVALLGLVGMQAVYWFLTHPVNQFWLEGENLSGFSAGFFSFAANRQGQQNETRPVDWTDLRNQWEYSHVARAGFALVSLVAIIIAISVSSQKT, from the coding sequence ATGTTCAATGTTCTACAGATTCTGACCGCAATCCTCATTGCTGTAGCGATGGCGATGGCACTCGCCCATACCCTTGAGTTTCCTGGAAAAATGCGGCTGACAAAGGAAGTGTATTTTGCCATGCAGCCTATCTATTATCCTGGTTTTACAATTGGCGGCGGTATTGGCGAGTTTGGTGGTTTAATTGCAACCATCATCCTGTTATTCTTTACGCCCTTTAGGAGTGCAGAATTCTGGCTGACGTTGGTGGCATTACTCGGGCTGGTCGGGATGCAAGCTGTCTATTGGTTCCTGACGCATCCAGTCAATCAGTTCTGGCTTGAGGGCGAAAACCTCAGCGGCTTTAGTGCTGGCTTTTTCTCATTCGCAGCCAATCGGCAAGGGCAGCAGAACGAAACTCGTCCGGTGGACTGGACGGACTTGCGTAATCAATGGGAGTACTCCCATGTGGCGCGGGCGGGATTCGCCCTGGTGAGTCTGGTCGCGATCATTATTGCTATCTCCGTAAGCAGTCAGAAAACGTGA
- a CDS encoding CHASE2 domain-containing protein, which produces MLSGQVNPDAFKDRIVLIGTTANSFQDFWLTPYSSNQNYGQQLPGVMAQAQMASQILSAVLDKRPLVWAFPFWGDMLWVFGWSVVGGMLAIQLRPLYLGLAVIGGGICLYGLSYGLLLQSGCWVPLVPAVLALVATSGGVTACLASEAQRRQILPQPQL; this is translated from the coding sequence ATTCTCAGCGGACAGGTCAATCCTGATGCTTTCAAGGACCGCATAGTCCTGATTGGTACGACAGCAAATAGTTTTCAGGACTTCTGGCTGACTCCTTACAGTAGCAACCAAAACTATGGTCAACAATTGCCGGGAGTAATGGCTCAGGCGCAGATGGCCAGCCAAATTTTAAGTGCGGTGCTAGATAAACGACCGCTAGTTTGGGCTTTCCCATTCTGGGGTGATATGCTCTGGGTTTTTGGTTGGTCAGTGGTAGGAGGTATGCTAGCAATACAACTGAGACCCTTGTATTTAGGGTTGGCAGTGATTGGGGGAGGAATATGTTTGTATGGCTTGAGTTATGGTTTGTTGTTACAAAGTGGTTGTTGGGTTCCACTTGTTCCAGCAGTTCTAGCATTAGTAGCAACTAGCGGCGGCGTAACAGCCTGCCTTGCCTCTGAGGCTCAAAGACGGCAGATTTTACCTCAACCTCAGCTATGA